One stretch of Gammaproteobacteria bacterium DNA includes these proteins:
- a CDS encoding penicillin-binding protein 1A: MQSFRQLLARLAAHLPRRPWQLALVGFFGLMAFGVVVLAMVALALVPTLPPLNDLTDPDLKVPLRVYTADGVLIAEFGEEKRIPVKIDAVPPQLIQAILSAEDHSFYQHHGVDVVGIVRAAVYNFRTGSTGQGASTITMQVARNFLLSPEKTYTRKLKEILLAFKIEQELSKEQILELYINKIFLGHRAYGFAAAAQVYYGSTLDKLSLSEIAMLAGLPRAPSRDNPVTNPQSALERRDYVLRHMHDLGYINDATLEQAFKAPLTASKHALHYEFEAPYVAEAVRQYMLQTYDEKTYAGGFHVYTTIDSKHQRAANQALRHALLDYDRRHGYRGAVAHVSLHEPLDMGHLDDTLKDYRVVGELIPAIVTKIGEKNAGAYTQDGTMVSLDWSALSWARSYINENAIGAIPETASNVVRVGDVVYLEPPVTTAEITGVETGHWRLAQVPQVTGALVSLRPRDGAVLALAGGFDFTNSSFNRATQAERQPGSSLKPFIYTAALEKGFTAATAVSGAPIVIEDANLEDEWRPEDYSRKFFGPTRLRKALALSLNLVSIRVVRAIGPTYAAEYLGRFGFDPAKLPHNLSLALGTASATPMQMATAFSVYANTGFKVEPYFITRVEDSKHNVIEQADPLIACADCETAGTAVAANPRLAPRVLNADVSFITTSMMQDVIREGTATAAKVLGRNDLAGKTGTTDDYRDAWFTGFNRDVVATAWIGFDQPTSLGRGEAGGRTALPMWIDYMRVALDGVPEQRPVPPEGIVRAYVDSETGTLVEAGSPNAIEEYFIRGHESGGATAATDLPTTDAVDTTSLPAPSVPSESEKVREKLF, from the coding sequence ATGCAAAGTTTTCGGCAACTACTGGCTCGATTGGCGGCACATCTTCCCCGTCGACCGTGGCAACTCGCTCTCGTTGGATTCTTCGGTCTGATGGCCTTCGGTGTCGTCGTGCTGGCCATGGTCGCCTTGGCACTGGTACCGACACTGCCACCCCTGAACGACCTGACAGATCCCGACCTCAAGGTCCCACTGCGCGTATACACCGCCGATGGCGTATTAATCGCCGAATTCGGCGAAGAGAAGCGCATTCCGGTAAAGATCGACGCGGTGCCGCCGCAACTGATCCAAGCCATTCTCTCGGCCGAGGATCACTCGTTTTATCAACACCACGGTGTCGACGTCGTCGGTATCGTCCGCGCGGCGGTGTACAACTTCCGCACCGGCAGCACCGGGCAGGGCGCTAGCACCATCACGATGCAGGTCGCGCGCAATTTCCTGCTGAGCCCGGAAAAAACCTACACCCGCAAACTCAAAGAAATACTACTCGCCTTCAAGATCGAGCAAGAACTGTCGAAAGAACAGATCCTCGAGCTCTACATCAACAAAATTTTCCTCGGTCATCGCGCTTACGGTTTTGCCGCGGCGGCGCAGGTCTATTACGGCTCGACCCTCGACAAACTCAGCTTGTCCGAGATCGCGATGCTCGCTGGCCTGCCGCGGGCACCGTCACGCGACAATCCGGTCACCAATCCGCAAAGCGCGCTGGAACGGCGCGACTACGTGTTGCGGCATATGCATGACCTCGGTTACATCAACGATGCCACGCTCGAACAAGCCTTCAAGGCGCCGTTAACCGCGAGCAAACACGCGCTGCATTACGAGTTCGAAGCGCCCTACGTCGCCGAAGCGGTACGGCAATACATGCTGCAGACGTACGACGAAAAAACCTACGCCGGCGGCTTTCATGTCTACACCACGATCGACAGCAAACATCAGCGTGCTGCCAATCAAGCGCTGCGGCATGCGTTGCTCGATTACGATCGGCGTCATGGCTACCGCGGCGCCGTCGCGCACGTTTCGTTGCATGAGCCGCTCGACATGGGTCATCTTGATGACACGCTCAAGGACTACCGTGTTGTGGGCGAGTTGATTCCTGCGATCGTTACCAAAATCGGCGAAAAAAATGCGGGTGCCTACACGCAAGACGGCACCATGGTGTCTCTCGATTGGTCGGCCTTATCGTGGGCGCGGTCTTATATCAATGAAAATGCCATAGGCGCCATTCCGGAAACCGCAAGCAACGTAGTACGAGTCGGTGATGTGGTTTATCTAGAACCGCCCGTCACTACGGCCGAGATCACTGGCGTGGAAACGGGACATTGGCGTTTAGCGCAAGTGCCGCAAGTGACCGGCGCACTGGTGTCGCTGCGGCCGCGCGACGGCGCCGTGTTAGCACTTGCCGGCGGTTTCGATTTCACCAATAGCAGCTTCAACCGCGCCACCCAAGCCGAGCGTCAGCCGGGCTCAAGTCTGAAGCCCTTCATCTATACAGCGGCCCTGGAGAAAGGCTTCACCGCCGCCACCGCCGTCAGTGGCGCACCGATCGTCATTGAAGACGCCAATCTCGAAGATGAATGGCGGCCGGAAGATTATTCCCGCAAGTTCTTCGGACCAACGCGGTTACGTAAGGCGCTAGCGCTATCGCTTAACCTGGTGTCGATCCGCGTGGTCCGTGCGATCGGTCCGACATATGCCGCGGAATATCTCGGTCGCTTCGGTTTCGATCCGGCCAAGCTTCCGCACAACTTGTCGCTCGCGCTCGGGACGGCGTCAGCGACACCCATGCAAATGGCAACGGCTTTTTCGGTCTACGCGAACACGGGCTTTAAGGTCGAGCCCTACTTCATCACGCGCGTGGAAGACAGCAAGCACAACGTCATCGAGCAAGCAGACCCGCTCATCGCCTGTGCCGACTGCGAAACCGCCGGCACGGCGGTCGCCGCCAACCCGCGCCTAGCACCGCGCGTGCTGAATGCCGACGTCAGCTTCATCACCACCAGCATGATGCAAGACGTCATTCGCGAAGGCACGGCGACGGCAGCCAAAGTACTCGGCCGTAACGATCTGGCCGGCAAAACCGGCACCACCGACGATTATCGCGACGCCTGGTTCACTGGCTTCAACCGCGACGTGGTGGCGACGGCTTGGATCGGTTTCGACCAACCCACATCGCTCGGGCGTGGCGAGGCGGGCGGGCGTACCGCGCTGCCGATGTGGATCGACTACATGCGCGTTGCATTAGACGGGGTGCCGGAACAACGCCCGGTTCCACCAGAAGGTATCGTCAGGGCCTATGTCGACAGCGAAACCGGCACCCTCGTCGAAGCCGGCAGCCCCAATGCGATCGAGGAGTATTTCATCCGCGGCCACGAATCCGGCGGCGCTACCGCGGCAACTGACCTGCCAACCACCGATGCCGTCGATACAACATCGCTACCGGCGCCCTCGGTACCTTCCGAATCTGAAAAGGTGCGTGAAAAACTCTTCTAA